The DNA sequence CTCGAGCCCGCGTTCGGCGGCCAGCTGCGGACCGATTTCGACGAACCAGTCTGGCGACATCGGCTTGGTGCCGCCGTCCCGGCCACTCTGGTTGGTGGACTGGAAGTGTTCGAGCATGCGGCCGTTGTCGAGCATCAGATCGAATTCGGCATCGGCTTCTTCGGCCGGGGTTCGCCATTGCACCGGGTGCAGCCTGGCCTTGCCGTCCGGGAACTGGAAGCCGTCGGTGTACAGCAGCGGCGTGTCCGTACCGTCCTTGGCCACCGGCCATTGCAGCGACTTCCAGCGTTCGAGCCGCTCGTAGCTGACGCCAGCGAACAGGTCCGCGATGCCGGCAACCTCGTCCATGATCTGCGACGGGTGCGTGTAGCCCCAGTCGTGGCCCATGCGGGCGGCCAGCTCGCTGAGGATCTGCCAGTCCGGGCGGCTGTCGCCGAGCGGCGGCATGACCTGATGGAAGCGCTGGATGCGGCGTTCGGTGTTGGTGAACGTGCCATCCTTTTCGGTGCTGGGACAGGCCGGCAGCACCACGTCCGCGAACTGCGCGGTGCGACTCAGAAAGATGTCCTGCACCACCAGGAAATCGATGTTCTCGAAGCCGTGTTCCGTGCTCGCGGCATTGGAATCCGAAACCGCGGTTTCTTCACCGATCACGTACATCGCCTTGACCTTGCCCTTGCCGGCTTCGGCCACCATCTCGAAATTATCGAGCCCGAAGTGGTCCGACAGGGCCTCCGGCGGCACGCCCCAGGCCTTGGCCCATTTCTCGCGCACCGCAGGCTGATCCACGTACTCGTAACCGGGATAGACGTTCTTGAGGCAGCCGAAGTCGCTGGCGCCCTGCACATTGTTGTGGCCGCGCATCGGATAGCCGCCGGTGCCGGGCCGACCGTAATTGCCGGTCACCAGCAACAGGTTCGATAGCGCGGTGCTGGTGTCCGCACCCTGGCTGTGCTGGGTGATGCCCATCGCCCACAGCAGGCAGACGCTGCCGGCGCGGCCGATCATCTGCGCGGCTTCGATCAGCTGATTCTGGGGCACGCCGGACAGGTTTTCGGCCATCTCCAGGGTGAACGGCGCCAGCGATTCGCGGTAGGCGTCCACGTTGTTGACCTTCTCGGCGAGGAATTTCTCGTCGGCGAGGCCGTGGTCGAGGATGTAGCGCGTCAGCGCGGAGACCAGCGCGAGGTCGGAACTCGGCCGGTTGCGCAGATAGATGTCGGCGCGTTCCGCCATTTCATGCTTGCGCGGATCGATCACCAGCAGCTTCTGGCCGCGCAGCTTGTGCGCGCGCTTGACCTTGGAGGCGATCACCGGATGGTTCTCGGCGATATTGCTGCCGACCAGGACGACCAGATCGGCGCTTTCGATGTCCTTGATCGAGCCGGCGTCTCCGCCGTAACCGACGGTGCGGAACAGGCCCTTGGTCGCCGGGTTCTGGCAGTAGCGCGAGGAATTGTCGACGCTGTTGGTGCCGATGATCAGGCGCGCGATCTTCTGCGTCAGATAGGCTTCCTCGTTGCTGGCCTTGCTCGATCCGATGAAGCCGATGCTGTCCGGGCCGTGCATGTCGCGGATTTCGAGCAAGCGCCGCGCGACGAGATCCAGCGCCTCGTCCCAGGACGCTTCGCGAAAACGGGCGCCATCCGCACCCGCCTCGCGGATCAGCGGCCGTGTCAGGCGCTCCTTGCTGTTGATGAAGTCCCAGGCAAAGCGGCCCTTCACACAGGTCGAAATGCCATTGGCGGGCGCGTCGATCGTCGGCTGCACGCGCAGCAGATGCCGGTCGCGCGTCCACATCTCGAACGAACAGCCGACGCCGCAATAGGTGCACACCGTTTTGGTTTTCTTGATCTCCGCCTGTCGCAGTTGCACATCCATTTTCGACAGTGCGGTGATCGGCGGCGCACCGACCGTTTCCTCCAGCGACTTGATGAGGTCGATCATCGGTC is a window from the Gammaproteobacteria bacterium genome containing:
- the fdhF gene encoding formate dehydrogenase subunit alpha is translated as MEDPARCTIELDGRPLQGKTGELLVELMNSNGVDVPQVCYHQALGPLQTCDTCWVEVDGQLKRSCATTANDGMKVTSLDDASRAAREEGMDRLLAKHELYCTTCENNTGDCKLHNTFADMDIAIQRYPYARKPYEKDASGPFYTYDPDQCILCGQCVEACQNVEVNETLSIDYSSPDPRVLWDGGKPIGESSCVECGHCVTVCPCNALLEKSMQPDAGPFTAMPQRLKRPMIDLIKSLEETVGAPPITALSKMDVQLRQAEIKKTKTVCTYCGVGCSFEMWTRDRHLLRVQPTIDAPANGISTCVKGRFAWDFINSKERLTRPLIREAGADGARFREASWDEALDLVARRLLEIRDMHGPDSIGFIGSSKASNEEAYLTQKIARLIIGTNSVDNSSRYCQNPATKGLFRTVGYGGDAGSIKDIESADLVVLVGSNIAENHPVIASKVKRAHKLRGQKLLVIDPRKHEMAERADIYLRNRPSSDLALVSALTRYILDHGLADEKFLAEKVNNVDAYRESLAPFTLEMAENLSGVPQNQLIEAAQMIGRAGSVCLLWAMGITQHSQGADTSTALSNLLLVTGNYGRPGTGGYPMRGHNNVQGASDFGCLKNVYPGYEYVDQPAVREKWAKAWGVPPEALSDHFGLDNFEMVAEAGKGKVKAMYVIGEETAVSDSNAASTEHGFENIDFLVVQDIFLSRTAQFADVVLPACPSTEKDGTFTNTERRIQRFHQVMPPLGDSRPDWQILSELAARMGHDWGYTHPSQIMDEVAGIADLFAGVSYERLERWKSLQWPVAKDGTDTPLLYTDGFQFPDGKARLHPVQWRTPAEEADAEFDLMLDNGRMLEHFQSTNQSGRDGGTKPMSPDWFVEIGPQLAAERGLEDGSWVRVVSRRGALELRVVVTDRVAGNTVFMPIHHVKPNMNRLTGEHHDPVVNTPAYKETAVRIEKLDRPVGDPALPYHNFRYGHRTPNAGPEAEQKWRRPDYAEPPTPLSRPQKQ